The Carnobacterium sp. 17-4 genome has a window encoding:
- a CDS encoding ABC transporter ATP-binding protein translates to MSLVEVKGLTKRFGKFTALKNVDLSVNEGEIYGFIGPNGAGKSTTIRVLLGMLKPSEGQVTIFGQDAWKDAVEIHKRVAYVSGEAKLWPNLTGGEVIDLFIAMRGNGNQNRRDELIQLFKLDPSKKCRTYSKGNRQKIALIAAFASEADLYILDEPTAGLDPLMERIFQELILEMKQQGKSVLLSSHILSEVEKLCDRVAIIREGEIIETGTLAEMRHLTRTKLTVETSEPLIDLLELKGVHDVVQTNTGWVFQVDSEELAKVIRHISQFGILKLESAPPTLEDLFIRHYKGDSQEQSGLKGGV, encoded by the coding sequence ATGAGTTTAGTAGAAGTAAAAGGGTTAACTAAACGATTTGGGAAATTTACTGCTTTAAAAAACGTCGATCTCTCTGTAAATGAAGGTGAAATTTACGGATTTATTGGTCCCAATGGTGCCGGGAAATCCACAACTATTCGTGTTTTACTTGGGATGTTGAAACCAAGTGAAGGACAAGTAACGATTTTTGGGCAAGACGCTTGGAAAGATGCTGTAGAAATTCATAAACGGGTTGCATATGTTTCAGGTGAGGCTAAACTATGGCCCAATTTAACTGGCGGTGAAGTAATTGATTTATTCATAGCCATGCGCGGCAATGGAAATCAAAACCGGCGTGATGAATTGATTCAACTGTTTAAACTGGATCCGTCAAAAAAATGCCGCACTTATTCGAAAGGGAATCGACAAAAAATAGCCTTAATCGCTGCATTTGCTTCTGAGGCAGACTTGTATATTCTTGATGAACCAACTGCGGGTTTGGATCCATTGATGGAGCGTATTTTTCAAGAACTTATTTTAGAGATGAAACAACAAGGTAAGAGTGTATTGTTGTCGAGTCATATTCTTTCTGAAGTTGAAAAGCTGTGTGATCGGGTAGCCATTATTCGCGAAGGTGAAATTATTGAAACAGGAACATTAGCTGAGATGCGCCATTTGACACGAACAAAATTAACTGTTGAGACAAGTGAACCTTTGATAGATTTGCTCGAGCTAAAAGGTGTACATGATGTTGTCCAGACAAATACGGGATGGGTATTCCAGGTAGACAGCGAAGAACTCGCGAAAGTTATTCGCCATATCAGTCAATTTGGTATTTTGAAACTTGAAAGTGCTCCTCCGACTTTGGAAGATTTATTTATACGCCACTACAAAGGGGACAGTCAGGAACAAAGTGGCTTAAAAGGGGGTGTCTAG
- the mgtA gene encoding magnesium-translocating P-type ATPase, whose amino-acid sequence MTNKKNSIYTEKKSKNNQLKELGYLKEEAVLKQLKSNASGLSNQEAKKRLEEFGLNEVAAQKPVSWYQLVFQAFKDPFIYVLTLLLVVSSATKDFEASIVMAMMILFSAGLHFIQEYRSQKASLALKELIETTCAVTRDGVTKEIPIDEVVPGDIVTLSTGDLIPADSRLFWAKDLFVNQSSMTGESMPIEKLASLKTEIEDSQLTALDFPNLLFMGTDVLSGQGKVVVVKTGEDTLFGDIAAQSSKSRGETSFDRGVKNVSKLLIRFMLVMVPIVFLINGISKGDWSEAFFFSIAVAVGLTPEMLPMIITSNLAKGAITMSKKKVIVKELNAIQNLGAMDVLCTDKTGTITEDKVVLVQHVNPVGEESNRVLELAYMNSNYQTGWKNVMDHAVIEYFNENREENELEKIEKIDEIPFDFSRRRLTVAVKAGNQQLMITKGAVEEMLKVCQYVELNNEIIPLTLELQKKMEEVSIKMNKEGMRALGVAYKQNVHDSAVYSIKDESDMVLVGFMGFLDPPKQSSITAIKSLHEHGVNVKVLTGDNEIVAQKICKDVGIQVDRAILGTELESMTDTELMDATEEVNLFAKLNPTQKARIIELLQQKGHTVGFMGDGINDAPALRIADVGISVDTAADITKEASSIILLEKSLTVLEDGVLEGRTVFGNMMKYIKMTISSNFGNVFSVLVASAFLPFLPMLSIQLLVQNLIYDVAQLTIPWDKMDSEDLMKPSKWGTSDLLKFTFSIGPISSIFDILTFILMWFVFQANTVQDAALFHTGWFVIGLITQTVVVHIIRTKKIPFIQSRASMSVTISTFAVVAAAVFIPGSTFGTFFDFVTLPTTYWKWMILIVLSYIVMVQVVKSIYININKQWL is encoded by the coding sequence ATGACAAACAAAAAGAATTCTATTTATACAGAAAAAAAATCTAAAAATAACCAATTGAAGGAATTAGGTTACCTCAAAGAAGAAGCTGTTTTAAAACAGCTGAAGTCAAATGCGTCAGGATTAAGCAATCAAGAAGCGAAAAAACGTTTAGAAGAATTTGGGCTAAATGAAGTAGCAGCCCAAAAGCCTGTTTCTTGGTATCAATTAGTGTTTCAAGCATTTAAAGATCCTTTTATTTATGTTTTGACTCTTTTATTAGTCGTTTCATCTGCCACTAAAGATTTTGAAGCCAGTATTGTGATGGCCATGATGATTTTGTTTAGTGCTGGTCTTCATTTCATTCAAGAATACCGTTCTCAAAAAGCTAGTTTAGCTTTGAAAGAACTGATTGAAACGACTTGCGCTGTGACTAGAGATGGCGTAACAAAAGAAATTCCAATCGATGAAGTGGTTCCTGGTGATATTGTCACTCTTTCAACTGGAGATTTGATTCCAGCAGACTCTCGTTTGTTCTGGGCAAAGGATTTATTTGTTAATCAATCTTCAATGACTGGCGAATCCATGCCCATCGAAAAACTTGCTTCTTTGAAAACAGAAATAGAAGATTCACAGTTGACCGCTTTAGATTTTCCTAATTTACTGTTTATGGGTACCGATGTTTTAAGCGGCCAAGGTAAAGTTGTTGTTGTTAAAACTGGTGAAGATACTCTCTTTGGCGATATCGCTGCTCAATCTTCTAAGTCTAGAGGCGAAACGAGTTTTGACCGCGGAGTAAAAAATGTAAGTAAATTATTGATCAGATTTATGTTGGTTATGGTCCCTATTGTTTTTTTGATCAATGGAATCTCAAAAGGAGATTGGAGCGAAGCATTCTTCTTCTCAATAGCCGTAGCCGTTGGTCTGACACCAGAAATGTTGCCAATGATTATTACCAGCAACCTTGCTAAAGGTGCGATTACGATGTCTAAGAAAAAAGTAATTGTTAAAGAATTAAATGCCATTCAAAACTTAGGCGCTATGGATGTTTTATGTACTGATAAAACAGGCACCATAACGGAAGACAAAGTTGTTTTAGTGCAACATGTTAACCCAGTTGGTGAAGAAAGTAATCGTGTTTTAGAATTAGCGTATATGAATTCCAATTACCAAACCGGTTGGAAAAATGTGATGGATCATGCTGTGATTGAGTACTTCAATGAGAATCGTGAAGAAAATGAATTAGAAAAAATCGAGAAAATCGATGAAATCCCTTTTGATTTTTCAAGACGACGCCTAACTGTTGCTGTTAAAGCCGGTAATCAGCAATTAATGATCACAAAAGGTGCCGTTGAAGAAATGCTGAAAGTTTGTCAATATGTAGAATTAAATAACGAAATCATTCCATTAACTCTTGAGCTACAAAAAAAGATGGAAGAAGTTAGCATCAAGATGAATAAAGAAGGCATGCGTGCCCTTGGTGTTGCGTATAAACAAAACGTTCATGATTCAGCTGTCTATTCCATTAAAGACGAATCTGATATGGTCCTTGTTGGTTTCATGGGGTTCTTAGATCCGCCAAAACAATCCTCTATCACAGCTATTAAATCGCTTCATGAACATGGTGTGAATGTAAAAGTATTGACAGGCGATAATGAGATCGTTGCTCAAAAAATCTGCAAAGATGTCGGAATCCAAGTCGATCGAGCAATCCTTGGAACAGAACTTGAATCCATGACAGATACTGAACTGATGGACGCTACAGAAGAAGTGAATCTTTTTGCTAAATTAAACCCCACTCAAAAAGCTCGGATCATTGAGCTGTTGCAACAAAAAGGACACACTGTTGGATTTATGGGCGACGGAATCAATGATGCTCCAGCATTGAGAATAGCTGATGTAGGTATCTCCGTTGATACTGCAGCTGATATTACTAAAGAAGCCAGTTCAATTATTCTTTTGGAAAAAAGTTTGACAGTTTTAGAAGATGGCGTTTTAGAAGGTCGGACTGTTTTTGGAAACATGATGAAATACATCAAGATGACAATCAGTTCAAACTTTGGAAATGTATTTAGTGTCTTAGTTGCAAGTGCTTTTTTACCATTCTTGCCTATGCTTTCAATTCAACTTTTAGTACAAAATCTTATTTATGATGTTGCTCAATTAACGATTCCTTGGGATAAAATGGACTCTGAAGACTTAATGAAACCATCTAAATGGGGAACCTCAGATTTATTAAAGTTTACGTTTAGTATTGGACCAATCAGTTCTATTTTTGATATTCTAACCTTTATCTTAATGTGGTTTGTATTTCAAGCCAATACCGTCCAAGATGCTGCACTATTCCATACTGGTTGGTTTGTGATTGGTTTAATCACTCAAACCGTTGTCGTGCATATTATCAGAACGAAAAAAATTCCATTTATCCAAAGTAGAGCTAGTATGAGTGTAACCATCTCAACATTTGCTGTTGTAGCAGCTGCAGTGTTTATTCCAGGCAGTACATTTGGAACATTTTTTGACTTTGTAACACTGCCAACGACTTACTGGAAATGGATGATACTAATTGTCCTATCCTATATCGTAATGGTACAAGTCGTCAAATCTATTTATATCAATATTAATAAACAATGGTTATAG
- a CDS encoding Zn-finger containing protein: protein MRKFKTYIQKFMIGRYGVDKLSTYLLYGGLAVVVLANLFNWSIIGLLGWAAIILGYYRTFSRNRTKRYQENQKFLASTRQFTRSWNQKRNKFLQRKVYKYYSCPNCHKKLRVPRNKGKISIKCPHCKDQFIKKT, encoded by the coding sequence ATGAGAAAATTTAAAACTTACATTCAAAAATTTATGATTGGGAGATATGGGGTAGATAAACTTTCAACCTATTTGCTTTATGGGGGACTGGCTGTTGTTGTCTTAGCTAACTTATTCAATTGGTCAATCATTGGCTTACTCGGCTGGGCAGCTATTATTCTTGGTTACTATCGAACTTTTTCCCGCAATCGGACAAAACGGTATCAGGAAAACCAAAAATTTTTAGCATCCACTCGTCAATTTACTAGGAGTTGGAACCAAAAGCGGAATAAATTTCTGCAACGAAAAGTTTACAAGTATTACTCTTGTCCCAACTGTCATAAAAAATTGCGCGTACCCAGAAACAAAGGAAAAATTAGTATCAAATGCCCACACTGTAAAGACCAATTCATCAAAAAAACTTAG
- a CDS encoding CapA family protein has translation MKKVSCLLIVLVVSGCAKSIVEKPNEDTSEQVSSSESSVQVEHQTSEEKRVSFVGVGDNLIHNVIFEEAQLEDETFDFKPMFENVAEDIEAADLAFINQETLIGGDDFGFSGYPAFNTPSDMADNLNTLGFDLVNGASNHSLDKGKQGVINTLEIWDKQENMIFTGVFDSQEERDAIPVIERDGVTFSFLAYTYGTNGIEPDVSYRLNYFDEALITQDIERAKQISDFVIVSAHWGDEHMLEPNEFQKKYAQLFADLEVDAVIGTHPHVIQPIDWVEGKNGNQTLVVYSLGNFLSAMSTGTENNMLGGMISFDFVMTEEEKSLENVKWDATVMHYTGNKSDNKDSRKAFRIYQLDDYTEEIASQHTLNSSQGNQISKESLQQTTETVIDAEFLK, from the coding sequence ATGAAAAAAGTGAGCTGTTTGTTAATCGTATTAGTAGTAAGCGGGTGTGCAAAGTCAATTGTTGAGAAGCCTAATGAAGATACTTCAGAACAGGTTTCATCAAGCGAGTCATCGGTACAAGTGGAACATCAAACTAGTGAAGAAAAAAGAGTTTCATTTGTGGGAGTAGGAGATAACCTGATTCATAATGTGATATTTGAAGAAGCGCAATTAGAAGACGAGACGTTTGATTTTAAACCTATGTTTGAAAATGTAGCTGAGGATATTGAAGCAGCAGACTTAGCTTTTATTAATCAGGAAACTTTGATTGGTGGAGATGATTTTGGTTTCTCAGGTTATCCAGCCTTTAATACACCTAGCGATATGGCAGACAATTTAAATACTTTAGGGTTTGATTTAGTAAATGGAGCATCCAATCATTCATTGGACAAAGGCAAGCAAGGTGTCATAAATACTTTAGAAATATGGGATAAGCAAGAAAATATGATCTTTACTGGAGTGTTTGATTCACAAGAAGAACGGGATGCGATACCAGTTATTGAGCGTGATGGAGTAACGTTTTCCTTTTTAGCTTATACATACGGAACTAATGGAATTGAGCCTGATGTTTCGTATCGTTTAAATTACTTTGATGAAGCGTTAATTACTCAAGATATTGAACGGGCAAAGCAAATTAGCGATTTCGTTATTGTCTCTGCTCATTGGGGCGATGAACACATGCTTGAACCGAATGAGTTTCAAAAAAAATATGCCCAATTGTTTGCGGATTTAGAAGTAGATGCAGTAATTGGAACTCATCCTCATGTGATTCAACCAATTGATTGGGTAGAAGGTAAAAACGGGAACCAGACATTAGTCGTTTACTCATTGGGTAATTTTCTCTCTGCGATGTCTACGGGAACTGAAAATAATATGTTAGGAGGAATGATTTCCTTTGATTTTGTAATGACTGAAGAAGAGAAAAGCCTTGAAAATGTGAAATGGGATGCGACAGTGATGCATTATACAGGCAATAAAAGCGATAATAAGGATTCAAGAAAGGCGTTTAGAATTTACCAGCTGGATGATTATACCGAAGAAATTGCCAGTCAACATACCCTTAACAGCTCTCAAGGAAATCAAATTTCTAAAGAGTCTTTACAGCAGACAACCGAAACAGTTATTGATGCTGAATTTCTAAAATAG
- a CDS encoding MBL fold metallo-hydrolase produces MTQYRFWSGLHTIGGNIMEVQTAQARVICDFGLSVGGDTEQIDETLSELEFLLVTNQLPSIPYLYETESFKKIKLASVNESTLKTTLFISHLHLDHMGGLQYLPEGTVVYLSEDAYRLYYVLIKVGEENPSKADIRLFDFDTAVQVGDITVTPKWSDHDSVGCSAFFIETQELKLIHSGDVRLNGEHPERIIEWANEAKAWKPDVLLLEGTSFSFDGEKKQATEEPVSEKELLQKWGELLQDDPDSIILYNPYIRNIERIKAIAEETELYGRKMVFESAYAEVLHAFYPEKKWRILESTQMDIKEYVEEVLTLQELIQHPSHYVLQNSYKNKETVTYFNNGIYVHSNGEPLGDYDARYAELLYFLEIHQFSFVQMGTSGHATKEDLLTIAENVGAKQTIPWHSFKPEVFQQRLIEKGLDSFVPEVNKNYLAKQKTEIGVIE; encoded by the coding sequence ATGACACAGTATCGTTTTTGGAGTGGTTTACACACCATTGGCGGCAATATCATGGAAGTCCAAACAGCCCAAGCCAGAGTCATATGCGACTTTGGCTTGAGTGTTGGTGGGGATACTGAACAGATTGATGAAACATTATCTGAACTGGAATTTCTCCTTGTGACTAACCAATTGCCTTCAATACCTTACCTCTATGAGACTGAATCGTTCAAAAAAATAAAATTGGCATCTGTCAATGAATCAACTTTGAAGACAACTCTATTTATTTCTCATTTGCATTTGGACCATATGGGGGGATTGCAGTATTTACCAGAAGGAACTGTGGTTTACCTATCTGAAGATGCATACCGTTTGTACTATGTGTTAATTAAAGTCGGTGAAGAAAACCCTAGCAAAGCAGATATACGACTGTTTGATTTTGATACAGCAGTTCAAGTTGGCGATATTACGGTTACACCTAAATGGAGCGATCACGATTCAGTCGGTTGCAGTGCATTTTTTATTGAAACTCAAGAATTAAAATTGATTCACTCTGGAGATGTTCGTCTAAATGGAGAGCATCCTGAACGCATCATCGAATGGGCAAATGAAGCAAAGGCATGGAAACCGGATGTGCTTCTTTTGGAAGGAACCTCTTTTAGCTTTGATGGTGAAAAAAAGCAAGCAACAGAAGAACCTGTTTCTGAAAAGGAACTGCTTCAAAAGTGGGGAGAATTGTTGCAAGATGATCCTGATTCAATTATTTTATATAATCCTTATATTCGGAATATCGAGCGTATAAAAGCTATTGCTGAAGAAACTGAATTGTATGGACGTAAAATGGTTTTTGAATCGGCATATGCAGAAGTACTGCATGCATTTTATCCCGAAAAAAAATGGCGGATTCTAGAAAGCACTCAAATGGATATAAAGGAATATGTAGAAGAAGTGTTGACTTTACAGGAATTGATTCAACATCCATCACACTATGTTTTACAAAATAGTTATAAAAATAAAGAGACTGTGACTTATTTTAATAACGGCATTTATGTCCATAGTAACGGGGAACCTCTAGGAGATTATGATGCACGTTATGCAGAATTACTGTATTTTTTAGAAATTCATCAATTTTCTTTTGTTCAAATGGGGACGAGCGGTCATGCGACAAAAGAAGATTTACTTACGATTGCTGAAAATGTTGGCGCAAAACAAACGATTCCGTGGCATAGTTTTAAACCAGAAGTCTTCCAACAGAGATTAATTGAAAAAGGATTGGACAGTTTTGTTCCAGAAGTAAACAAGAACTACTTGGCGAAACAAAAGACTGAAATAGGTGTGATAGAGTAA
- a CDS encoding peptide ABC transporter substrate-binding protein — MRKTYKLAATMSTAFLLTACGGNEGSNSTSGDSAGSTSGEQVVNYTAPTELSTMDTALITDINSSNYLGHVIEGLLRIDEEGNPVPAIAADEGVISEDGLTYTYTLRDDAVWSNGDPVTANDFVYAMQKLVNPDTGASYSYLAETIVNAPEIMAGETDVSELGVTANGDHEITFNLTQPTPYFEFLLAFTAFFPQNEAFVEEQGDNYGTSSEALLANGPFTLENWDGTGLTWDLVKNDDYYAADEVTLDAVNVQVVKETSTAVNLFEGGQVDNAQLTGEIVKQFAEDENVVVQKKARTSYLEFNWDNEYLQNEKLREALGLVINTDDLVNTVLADGSTEIGGFLPADFVTDPATGEDFTEEAGTFLSYDTERAQELWEEAKSELGVDSISLSFVGDDDEKSKQISQYIQGQIQNNLPGISVELRNVPKKNRLALADTRDFDILLTGWGADFADAINFMDLLYSDSPYNEGGYANSDYDALIDQAKTTNANDDEKRWEDLQQAHKVITDDFAFIPLYQEAETQLRNPAVEGIIFNSVGVEFDLSRASVKN; from the coding sequence GTGAGAAAAACATATAAATTAGCAGCTACCATGAGTACCGCATTTTTATTAACAGCGTGTGGTGGGAACGAAGGTTCAAATTCAACGAGCGGTGATTCTGCAGGCTCTACCTCTGGGGAACAAGTCGTTAATTATACTGCCCCTACAGAGTTATCTACCATGGATACGGCTTTAATTACTGATATCAATAGTTCCAATTATTTGGGACATGTTATTGAAGGATTATTACGTATTGACGAAGAAGGAAATCCTGTACCCGCTATTGCAGCTGACGAAGGCGTAATCTCAGAAGATGGACTTACGTATACGTATACACTTCGTGACGATGCTGTTTGGTCTAACGGCGATCCTGTTACAGCAAATGATTTCGTGTACGCTATGCAAAAATTAGTCAATCCTGATACTGGAGCTTCTTATAGTTATCTAGCAGAAACGATTGTTAACGCACCTGAAATTATGGCTGGAGAAACAGACGTCAGTGAACTAGGCGTTACGGCTAATGGCGATCATGAAATTACGTTTAACTTAACGCAACCAACACCTTACTTCGAATTCCTATTAGCCTTTACGGCTTTCTTCCCTCAAAATGAAGCCTTTGTTGAAGAACAAGGCGATAACTACGGAACTTCTAGTGAAGCATTACTCGCTAATGGACCATTTACATTAGAAAATTGGGATGGCACGGGACTAACTTGGGACTTAGTAAAAAATGATGATTACTATGCAGCTGATGAAGTGACGTTAGACGCTGTGAATGTTCAAGTTGTAAAAGAAACTAGTACTGCTGTTAATTTATTTGAAGGTGGACAAGTAGATAACGCTCAATTAACCGGAGAGATCGTTAAGCAATTCGCTGAAGACGAAAATGTTGTCGTTCAAAAGAAAGCTAGAACCTCTTATTTGGAATTCAATTGGGATAATGAATACTTGCAAAACGAAAAATTAAGAGAAGCTTTAGGACTGGTTATCAATACAGATGATTTAGTGAATACTGTTTTAGCAGATGGTTCAACTGAAATCGGAGGATTTTTGCCAGCTGATTTTGTAACTGATCCAGCTACTGGTGAAGATTTTACTGAAGAAGCAGGAACTTTCTTATCTTATGATACAGAGCGTGCTCAAGAGCTATGGGAAGAAGCTAAATCTGAATTAGGCGTAGATAGTATCTCTCTATCTTTTGTTGGAGACGATGATGAAAAGAGCAAGCAAATCAGTCAATACATCCAAGGCCAAATTCAAAATAATTTACCTGGTATCTCTGTTGAGTTACGTAATGTACCTAAGAAGAACCGTCTTGCATTAGCTGATACTCGTGATTTTGATATCTTGCTTACTGGATGGGGTGCTGACTTTGCGGATGCCATTAACTTTATGGACCTGCTATACAGCGATTCTCCTTATAACGAAGGTGGATATGCAAATAGCGATTATGATGCTTTGATCGACCAAGCGAAAACAACAAATGCAAATGATGATGAAAAACGTTGGGAAGATCTCCAACAAGCTCATAAAGTCATAACTGACGATTTTGCTTTCATTCCTTTGTACCAAGAAGCAGAAACACAACTTCGTAACCCTGCTGTTGAAGGAATCATTTTCAATTCAGTTGGTGTAGAGTTTGACTTAAGTCGCGCTAGTGTTAAAAATTAA
- a CDS encoding ABC transporter permease, which yields MVGQHFKGTGQIIRLLFQQNGVKIVLWLSGLIGVSIATVTAYTTIYTGQKEIIEFGLTMQNPAMIAMLGSLYEVDTFNLGAVFASEMLLFSAIAASVMNILLVSSSTRMDEEEGRLEMILALPVGRLAYLAATISMMVIVNSLLFMILSLGLGLFNHEAFSVESALLYGGILASTGLFFASVTAVTAQLAETSRGATGISFAVLITAYIIRAVGDVNNEMLSLVSPLGWTVRTAVFVDNDWWPVSALISGMAILLVSAFYLNQQRDINAGLLPERKGKVYASNVLKSRFGLTWRLEKGTIISWAIGVFLMSAAFGSILGDLEAYFSDFELVQVILGDDLSDSMTEQFITLLVGIMSVFAAVPAVSVLLKLKKEERLGRTENLYSRSVSRNKVMGSYYTIAFLTAVLMQLLIGLGLYASASQIIKTTIGVGTVIASGLVYIPAILVVLGLTTVLVGVFPKRTGLIWIYVTFAILVIYLGNLLEFPEWVNNISAFHHIPQLPNEEIAWSPLITLSLVGVGLTIIGFLGYNKRDI from the coding sequence ATGGTTGGTCAGCATTTTAAAGGAACTGGTCAGATCATACGACTGCTTTTCCAACAAAATGGAGTAAAAATTGTTTTATGGTTAAGTGGTTTGATTGGTGTTTCAATCGCTACAGTAACTGCCTATACAACTATTTATACCGGTCAAAAAGAGATCATAGAATTTGGTTTGACAATGCAAAATCCAGCTATGATAGCCATGCTAGGATCGCTTTATGAAGTGGATACCTTTAATTTAGGGGCTGTTTTTGCAAGTGAAATGTTATTATTTTCAGCTATTGCAGCCAGCGTTATGAATATATTATTGGTCAGTTCTAGTACGAGGATGGATGAAGAAGAAGGCCGATTGGAAATGATTCTAGCATTACCTGTGGGACGGCTAGCATATTTAGCTGCAACAATTAGTATGATGGTTATCGTAAATAGTCTATTGTTTATGATTTTGTCGCTAGGTCTAGGGTTATTTAACCACGAAGCGTTTAGTGTAGAATCTGCTTTGCTATATGGGGGTATCCTTGCAAGCACAGGGCTATTTTTTGCAAGCGTGACCGCCGTTACAGCACAATTAGCTGAAACATCTAGAGGTGCTACAGGAATTTCTTTTGCGGTACTAATAACTGCCTACATCATAAGAGCTGTTGGAGATGTTAACAATGAGATGCTGTCACTCGTTTCCCCATTAGGTTGGACTGTTCGAACAGCGGTATTTGTCGACAATGACTGGTGGCCAGTTAGTGCATTAATTAGTGGGATGGCTATTTTATTAGTGAGTGCCTTTTATTTGAACCAGCAAAGGGACATTAATGCTGGATTATTACCTGAGCGTAAAGGAAAAGTTTACGCTTCGAATGTGTTAAAGAGCCGATTCGGCTTAACTTGGCGATTGGAAAAAGGAACGATTATTTCATGGGCCATTGGTGTTTTTCTAATGAGTGCTGCTTTCGGTTCTATTTTAGGCGATTTAGAAGCTTATTTCTCGGACTTTGAATTGGTTCAAGTCATCTTAGGCGATGACTTAAGTGATTCTATGACTGAACAGTTTATTACATTGTTGGTGGGTATTATGTCTGTTTTTGCTGCTGTTCCAGCGGTATCGGTCTTATTAAAACTGAAAAAGGAAGAACGATTGGGGCGAACGGAAAACTTATATAGTCGATCTGTTTCTCGAAATAAAGTGATGGGAAGTTATTATACTATAGCATTTTTAACGGCTGTACTGATGCAATTGCTGATTGGATTAGGGTTGTATGCTTCGGCAAGTCAAATTATAAAAACAACTATTGGCGTAGGAACAGTTATCGCATCTGGGCTAGTCTATATTCCGGCAATTCTGGTGGTTTTAGGATTAACAACAGTACTTGTAGGAGTATTTCCTAAGAGAACAGGCTTGATTTGGATCTATGTAACTTTTGCTATTTTGGTCATCTACCTTGGCAATTTACTCGAATTTCCAGAGTGGGTAAATAATATCTCTGCCTTCCATCACATACCTCAACTGCCAAATGAAGAAATTGCTTGGTCCCCTCTTATTACGTTAAGTCTAGTAGGGGTTGGTCTTACTATCATAGGGTTTTTAGGCTACAACAAAAGGGATATCTAA